From the Finegoldia magna ATCC 29328 genome, the window AATTGTGATAAAGGAGTGTCTTTGTTAATATTCAACAATTCTTTCATATAAGATTTTTCAAGACCAGCTGTACCGTAAGTTTTTGAGTTATATCCTGTAATATTTCCATAAATATCAGCATAATCAAAAAATCTATAATTTTTTCCAGCTGAATCTTTCTTAGTTTCTACCAAAACATTTTTATCTCTGTCATAGATAGTTCCACGCTCAACCTTATCTTCATCTACCCATAATCTTTTATTGTATTCATTGTTTGCTATTTTATCTGCTTTTACTATTTGGAAATAAGTCAAATACAAAACCAATAGCACAAACAAAGTCATCAAGAAAGATAAAACCACTATAATTCTTTTGTTCATTTTATTTTGCATAAATATCTTCCTCTCCTTGATCAGTTGAGCAGAATTGTAAAATCGCCAAGCAAATAAATGACATCGCCATTGAAGTACCACCATAACTTACAAACGGTATTGTGATTCCTGTCAAAGGAACCAATTTCATAACTCCACCGAACATAACAAGACCTTGAATTGCAAAAATAACAGAAATTCCAAGGGCAACAATTTTGTAGAACTTATTTGATTGATACAACGAAATTTTCATTCCTCTATATATCAAAATCAAAAACAACATTATTACACCCATTCCTGTGAAAGTTCCCATTTCTTCGCAAATTGCTGCGAAAATAAAATCACTTGTGACAACAGGAACTACATCAGGCCTTCCTAATCCAAGTCCAGTCCCAAAAAATCCTCCACTTGCTATTGCGAATAAAGCTTGCGTGATTTGATATCCTATTCCGTCAATATTCTTCCATGGATCAAGCCATGTAGACACTCTTATTCTTATATGAGAAAAAAGCATATACGCAGCCACTGCTCCAACTATAGCGATTAGTAAGTTCAATATAATTAATCTGATGTCTTCTTGATTAACAATTTGGTAAACTAAAAATAATCCGTAAAAAATCATCGCTGTTCCCAAATCTTTTTGCAAGAAAAACAATCCTATAAAAAAATACACGACAATCATTAGAAAGTATCTTTTGATTATTGGAATGTATTTCTTGTATTTTTTTGCTGAATCTAAATTTATTCTGTCCAATAAATCAGTATTATAATCATAACTTGCTAAGAAAAATACGTACAATATTTTAGTGATTTCAGATGGTTGAAAACCAATACCAAAAATACTTATCCAGTTTCTAGCACCATATTTATCTTCTGCAAGTAGTAGCGTCATTAAAAACATTACTATACAACCAATCAAATAAAGTGCAGTAAATTTGTACCATTTTTTATAACTTTTCAAAATAAAAAAAGTTCCAAAAAACAACAGTATTCCAATTGTGAACCACATTATTTGTTTTAATCCTTCGTGGGGATTAAGTCTGTAAATAACGATTATACCTATACTAAAAAGCATACATGCAATTTGTAATATATATCCGTCTCCCCTAGTGATTTTTGTTACGTATTTATTTGCTAAAAACATTAAAATCGTAGCAAACAAAAAGTAAGCTAGTGCTTTTGTATCTAATCCTTTTTCGTTTGATCCTAAAGCAAGAAAAAAGCCAAATATGTTAAACAAAAGTATTAAATAAACTGGCTTAATCATCCTACCATTAACACGCATTGGCTTTAAGTTATCGATAAATTCTTTGAATCTGCTATTTTGTTTACGTTTAGTTTGCATCTTTGTCACCATTTACAAACATGAATTCAATTTGTCCAATATCTATTAAGTCTTTGTCGTTTAGTCTAGCAGAATTAATCAGTTTATTTCCATTCAAAAAAGTTCCATTAGCAGAATTCAAATCCTCAATATAATAATTATTTTTTTCTTTATAAATACGTGCATGTCTCTTAGAGATAAACCTATCCTTCAATGCAACTTGATTGCTATCATCTCTTCCTATAGTGGCAGTTCTTCCTATAAAATAATGCTCTTGTATTTTAAAAGGCAAATTTTCTTTTCTATTAATAAGTTTTAAATACGTATTTGAACTGTAATTCATATTGTTTGTTCCTTTTATATCCAAATAAATCATCTTGATTATATTGAAAATAAAATAATAAATGATTATTACAAACAAATATTTAAAAAACATAGAAATTAAATTATATAATTTTAAATTCGGAGTAATTTGTATAGAAAAGAATGCATCTAATATGTCAATAATGTATTTCATAGAATTCCATCCTTTCTCATTTTTATCCTAATATAATATATCACATTTTGAACTTAATAAATGAATAATAAAGTTACAATTTGTCAAAATTAATCTTCAAATATAACAGAATCGTCAGTAAATCCTTTGATTCTTGCCAATGATTCTATGGTGTATCCTTGTCTTCTTAGATTTTCTCCACCTTTTTGAAAAACTTTTTCGATTAGAATTCCAATTCCTTCAACAGTTGCATTTGCTTGTGAGCAAATATCGATCAAACCTTCCAAAGCTTTACCATTTGCAAGAAAATCATCTATCAATAAAACATGATCTTTTTCATCTAAGTATTCTTTTGAAACCATTACTTCATAGCTTCTGTTTTTTGTAAAACTAAAAACTTCTGTTCTGTAGCAATTGTCGCCCAACGTTTTTGAGCTTGTTTTCTTTGCAAAAACAACTGGGCAATTAAATCTAATACCACATGCATATGCTATTGCAATTCCACTGACTTCTATTGTAAGTATTTTATTGATTTTTTTATCCTTAAATTTTTCGTAAAATTCATTTGCCAAATCTTCAAAAAGAACAGGATCAATCATATGATTAATGAACCTGTCTACCTTCAGTATATTTCCCGGTAATACCAAACCGTCTTTCATTATTCTCTCTTCAAGTTTTCTCATTTATATCTCCTAAAATTTAATAAATATATTATACATACAATATCAAAAAATCACAATATTTGCCAATTAAAAAATATCACTTACTCTCAAATATAGAATAAGTGATATTATAAAGTTACTTAACATTCATCATTTTTTCTTTTGCTATTTTTTCAATATCCAAAACTTTTTGTTCAGCTTTTTCTTTTGAATCTGCAACAGAATAAATATATAATTTAATTTTTGGTTCAGTTCCAGAAGGACGTAGCGCATACCATGATCCATCATCATAATAATATTTTAAAACATTTGATCTTGGAGTTCCATAATCTTCAAAATTTACATCGTAATCTTTTGTTTCAACTAATTTTGTAGAACCTATTTCACTAATTGGATTGTGTCTGAATTCTTCCATGATTCTTCCGATTTTTTCTTGACCATCCAATCCTTCTAAAACAACGGAAGATAGTGAATTTTCGTGATATCCAAATTCCTTATATAAATCATTTAAAACATCGATCAAAGTTTTTCCTTGTGTCTTGTAATAAGCTAACATTTCTGAAATCATCATTGAAGAACTTACTGCATCTTTATCTCTTACAAATGTTCCATAAGAATAACCAATACTTTCTTCGTAGCCAAATACCCAAGACTTTTCTCCAGTTTTTTCGTATTCATTAGCTTTTCCGCAAACATTTTTAAATCCAGTTAAAGTTTCAATCATTTCAACGCCGTATTTTTTGGCGATTTTAGATGATAAATCACCCGTTACAATTGATTTAACAACTGCAGGGTTTTCTGGCAAATCATGTTTTTCATATCTTTGGCTCAAAATGTAGTTTGTCAACAAAGCTCCGATTTTATTGCCATCTAAGAAAACATATTCTCCGTTACTTAAAACTTCGACAGCAGTTCTATCTGCATCTGGATCAGTTGCTAATAGCAAATCAGCTCCAACTTCTTTTCCCAAATTAATTGCATATTCAAATGCTTCTGGATTTTCAGGATTTGGGTAAGGAACAGTCGTAAAATTGCTGTCAGGATTTTCTTGTTCTTTTACAACGTAAACATTTTTGAATCCTCTAACATCTAAAATATGTCTTACGAATCTATTTCCAGTTCCGTTCAATGGAGTATAAACAATTTTCACATCTTTATCAATGTTGTCATCATTAATTGTAAGACTTAGAACATCTTCAAAATAATCTTTGTCCAAATTCTCTCCAAAATATTGTATTTTACCTTCAGCTATTAATTTTTCAAAATCTCCTATCTTAACTTCTGTAAAACTTTTGATTTTGTCCAAATTACTCAAAATTTCATCAGCCTTATCTTCAAGAATTTGGCTACCTTCTTCCCAATAAGCCTTGTATCCATTGTATTCTTTTGGATTGTGAGAAGCAGTAATCATAATTCCAGAAATGCAATTAAATTTTCTAATAGAGTACGACAACATTGGAGTTGGTCTTATATCATCCGACAAATAAACTTTTATTCCATTAGATGCAAGTACATTTGCGGAGATTTCTGCAAATTCTTTTGAAAATTTTCTAACATCGTAGCTAATGCTAACGCCTCTTTTCAAAGCTTCATCTCCGTAATTTTTGATAGTATCAGCAAGTGCTTGTGTAGTTTTCATGATGTTGTACTTGTTCATTCTATTAGTGCCTGCTCCAATTTTTCCTCTCAATCCAGCAGTACCAAATTCCAATGATTTATAAAACCTATCTTTTATTTCTTCATCATTATCTTTTATTGCTTCCAATTCATTTCTTGTTTCTTCATCATAAGACTTATCATTTAACCATTCATTGTATACTTTTAAATAATCCATAAATCCTCCTATTGATAATAAATTAAACCTTTATACAAAGATTTTTGCTTAAACCATTTTTCTAAATCATAAACTCTCTTTACTCCCCAATTAGAGCATTCAATTTTCCAACTATTATCATAATAAATCGCAGTTATCGTAACCCAATGAAATTTAACATCGGGGTTTTTGTGATTTAATGTCAACATCAAAACTGGATAGCCATTTGCTATTGCTCCTATTATATATGTCACAATGTTTCTGATTTTCCAAGTAAAATTGTAGTTTTGCGCTACAAGACTCATTCCATTTTTCTTGGCATACTTTCTTATTCCGTTATTCATAGGGAATAAAAATGGTACGCCGTATATTTTAGGCTTCAGAAATGTTGACAGCATATCTGCAAATTTTATATATTTAGTTTTAGTTATTCTTTTTCCCAAAAGATTTTCTGGAACTAACTTGGCATATTCTCTTTTTGTATTAGCAATGTAGATAAAATAATTTGTCATGGCAATTACAGAACAGCCCTTTTTAGTGAGATAGTTCGAATTCAAAATATCTTCAAACCATTGTTGATCTCCACCGAAAAAACCTTCAATATTCAAAATTTCATCTACATCTTTAAGTTCATATCTAGTATTCATTATTTCTCCATACTTATAGAATATACCCCGCTTTTTCTTCTATCAATCAAAATTACATTATCATTGACCTCCATTTCAATGATTTTTTCATCAAAAATTTTCGTGCATTTGTTAAAATCTTCAAAATAATCATTCAAATCAAATTTAAAGCTTTCTCCCGAATTCATAAAAGCCAGCAAAAATCCTCCATTATTTTTAATACTAAAACAAATACAACAATCATTTACATTGTAAAATTTAATTTTATTTCTAATTTCATTCACATCTTTCAAGTTAAATTCCGGATGCATCTTTCTAAATTCAATCAACGATTTTACATATTCGTATATTTCAGCGTTATCGTATTTCAATTTCCAATCAACTGCATTTATACTAAGTGATAGATTATAAGTGTTTTTATACATCGACTTACTTCTTAGAAACTCATTTCCACAATGAAAGAACGGTATGCCTTGGCTTAGCATTATCAAATCAAAACAAAGCTTCGTGGAAGTTACGACATCTGCGTTTGTTTTAATTAATTTATCTTGAAGAATTAAATTATCGTGTGAATTAAAATAATTAATGGTTTCATTAGAATTTTCGCAAAAACCATGTCTTTTTTCATCATAATGAATCGATCCACAAATTCCTGTTTCCAAACCAATTTTATCTACATTTTCTTGAACAAAACCTGTAGAATTGTCATCATTATCGCCTTTGATGGCATTTCTGAAAAAAGGATTAAAAAAAGCATAATCCTTTCCTTTTTGACTACCAAAAATCGTTCTTTTATTTTTCTGTAACGGAGATTCATCTGCCATCCATGGCTCTCCGTAAATAATTACATTTTCATTATTTTTTCTTAGTTCACTTACGATTTTATTGGTTGTTTCTGAATCTATTAGAGCCATTAAATCAAATCTGAAACCATCAATGTGAAATTCTTTTTGAAAATACAATAAGCTATCGATAATAAATTGTCTCACGAATTCATCTTCGGTGTTTAATTCATTTCCAACTCCAGATCCATTTGTGAAATTTCCATCCTTATCACGTCTATAAAATTGTGGATAAATCAAATTAAATGGATGATCTTTGTTTCTAAAAGTATGATTATAAACCACATCCATAATCACACCAATATGATTTGCATGTAATGTTTGAATCATTTTTTTGAATTCAATGATTCTATTCTTTGGATTTTCTGGCTCTGTGGAATAGCTCCCTTCGATGCAATTATAATTTTCTGGATTGTATCCCCAATTGTAATTATCTCCAGAAAATCTTTCTGAATTTCTCTCATCAACACCTACAAAATCAAATACAGGCATCAAATGAACATGTGTTATACCCAAATCTTTCAAATGATTTATCCCAGAAACATCACTTTCCTCTATCAATCCCAAAAATTTTCCTCTATAATCAACTCTAATTTTACTCGATATATCAGATGAATAATCTTTTATTGATAATTCGTAGATTATAGCTTCATTCTTGTTTGCTATTTCGTATTCTTCATGAATAAAACCATCAGGGTTTGTGGAATTCAAATCTATTACACATGACTTTAAGCTATTAATTGAAGAAGCTTTACAAAATGGATCCACAATTTCGAATTTTTCATCAATCTGATATTTGTAGTACATTCCATCCAAATCTCCTTCAACTTTGACTTCAAAATATTCACCATTTTTATACATATTAACAGATTGGTATCTTACATCATTGTAATTTTCATAAAGTAATAACTTTACTCTATTTATTTTAGGAGCATAAATCTTGAAAAACGTATATTCTTTGTTGTAATTAAATCCTAACTCATACATTTATAACTCCTAATAATCTTTTAAATAATTAATTCCGAAATTGTTCGATATTTCTATATTTTTCAACATATAATCATTCCACAAATTTTCATCTAGATACATTATTTGAACTTTTTCATTAACTTCAGCAAAATTGTCAAAAGAGTTTATTACATTAAAACTATCATTATATTTGATAATCAAATTATATATCTCCATAAATTCGTCTATAACTTTTTGATTTTTTATTATTTCTATATTTTCTAATATAAAGTTCATACAACTAGATTCAGTATTTGCAGAGATTTTTTTATCAAATTTGAACACTCCGTTATTTTCGCTTAAATTATTTACATTTTCATAAACATTTGAATTACTAGTTAATAAAATTGCTCCGTTATTCATAAAAGCATAGGGATAAGTATTTGAAACATCGAAGTTTTTGTAAGGAATATAATTGAAAACATCACTTGCTTTAGCAAAGTCTGGCAATTGGTCTAGCATTATGTTTTCGACAAAAACCAATTTGATTTTTTCTTGAATAAGTTTATCTGAATTAATTATATTTGATAAACCAATACACAAACTTATTGTTTTCTTACAAAAAAAATAATCAAATGAACTCATACCGCCAATAAAAAATGTCGTAGGCGTAATGATCGTGTTCACATTATCTTTTAATTTTAAATATAAATACAAGATATAAAAAACATTTAAAACTTGTCTTTTACCTTCGTGAAAATCAGATAATTGCATATTAAAAATACTCTTATCATTTATATTTTCCAGATTATACTTATTGACAAGTTTTTTCTTGTACTTTAGTTTGCTAGCATGTAAATTATCGCAATCTATCTTATTATTGAATAAATCGTCGTTAAATCCATAAGTTTGTATCGCAATTTTATCTTGAATATTTGTGTCAATATCTATATATTCGCTTTCTAATAAATATTTCTTATGATAATTCGAACCTACAATTATTTCGTGAGATATGAAAGCTATAAGATTAAAACAATCTAGGAAATCTTCCTTGATAATTTCTGGATATCCATTTTTAAGAGCATTTCCATTTATTAATTCAATTATCTTTTTTATATCAGCAAACTGATACAAATACCTCAAATCCATTAATTCAAATGACTCTCTGTGCAGATTAATATTGATATATCCGAAAATTTTATTACACTTTCTCAAAGCTTTTTCAAAATCATAACCCAAATCCAAAAGTTTTTGTAAAAATGAAATTATTACTAAGGAAACATTCGTTTCAACAATATTTATTTGAATATGCTGTTCAATTTTATCTGAGTTTTCGAAAAATTTTATTTCATCATTAAATACGTCTTCCACTATTGAATCCGATAGAAATTTTTGTTGCAAGAATTTAATATATTTCCCGAATTCATCTACTTCAGGAGTGTAAACGAATTGACGTATCGAATCAATTTTATTTTCTTCAGAATAAATCTCCTCAATTCTCCCGCGAATAAAATTTTCATAATTTAGATTCGGGTTAGCTTTTGGTGCAAATAATCTAATAAAATTAGTATTCTCATTTAAATAAGGAATATCATAAATTTGAGATTTTATTTTATTATTATCTAATTCTATATCGTATTGTGTAGATCTTTTAAAAACTACGCTTGTTTTTGGTTCGTGGAATACTGTCTCGATTTGGTTTTCATCGATTATTTGTTGTTTGAACTGTGAGTTTTTGTAAAAAATTGAATACGCTTTACAAAACTTACCTTGTTTTGAGATTTTCTCGAACAAATCTACAGAAAATCTTCCAATGTAACTTTGTCCTAAGTGCAAATCATTATTCATATTTACAACATCATCATATTTTTCTTGTAAAATATGTTGCAAATGAGTTTTTATATTGAGTTTTTCAAGATAATCTTCAAATAAATTTTCTACCATTAGTTCAAATGATACAATATATGATCTCGATGATTTTCCAGTGTTAATATTAGTTTGTTCTTCAGAAAGCAATTCTTTAATTACTTCATTTAGCGCAATCCTAATTTCATAGAGATTAGCATCTTGAAGATCAACCAACGAATTATATGATAATTTGATTTGTAGCAATCTTCTTAGTTGATCTTCTGAAATTCCAATCATTTAATGATCTCCTCGTAAAGTTCGATGTATTCTTTCGCAGATTTTTCCCAATCATTTTTAGAATTCATAGCATTTTCTTTGATTATATTAAAATCATCATTGTAGTAAAAAGATATTGCTCGTCTCAATGTATACAAGAAGTCATGTGCATTGATATTTGTAAATGAAAATCCATTACCTTCTTTGCTAAATTCATTAAATGATTGAACAGTATCCCTCAAACCTCCAGTTTCACGCACTACTGGTATTGTTCCATACCTCATAGCGATTAATTGTGATATACCACAAGGCTCAAATATTGAAGGCATCATTAAGAAATCTGCACCCGCATATATCTTGTGTGATTCTTCATTGTTATAATAAATATTTGCTTTTAATTTATCTGGGAATTTCCACTCGTAGTATTTGAACATTTCTTCATAAGAATAGTCACCTGTTCCCAAAATTACCACTTGAACATCTTCTGTCGTCAAAAATTCATCCATAATGTATCTAACAAGTTCTAGTCCTTTGTTCTCAACCAATCTAGTCACCATGGCGAATACAGGCACATTTTTTTCTTCTAAACCGTACATTCTTTGTAGTGCTTTTTTGTTCTCATCCTTGTCTTTTATATTTTTCAACGAATAATTTTTGAATAAATATTTGTCTGTTTCTGGATTCCAAATTGTCGTATCAATGCCATTTGTAATTCCAGATATTTTATAGTGATATTGTCTGATAACTCCATCTAATCCTTCTCCGAAGAAAGAATATTTTATCTCATCGGCATATGTTTTGGAAACAGTTGTAACTCTATCACTGAAAACTATTGCGCCTTTCATGAAGTTAATTGCATCATAGAATTTTAATGCATCTTCGGTAAAATACATCGGTGATAAGTCTGTTTGCCTTAATGAATTGGAACTGAAAACACCTTGATACTTTAAGTTGTGAATTGTAAAAACTGTTTTAATTGACTCATAGAAAGGATCCCCTTTTGCAAAGTCTCTGGCATAAACATTAACCATGGCCGTGTGCCAATCATTTGAATGGATAATGTCACAATCAAAATCTATATATCTTAACAGTTGGACACAAGCTTTTGAGAAAAACACGAATCTTTCACAGTCATCATATTCTCCGTAAACATTATCTCTATTGAAATAATCTTCATTATCTAGAAAATAAAATTCAACACCTCTATGAATGTATTTAAATACGCCAACATAATGATGCTTAAAATCCAAGTCTACGTAAAAGCTTCCTTCAAATTCAAATTTCTTTTTGTATTCTTCATCAATTAATTTGTACAAAGGGATGACCACTTTTACATCATGACCCTGTTTTTTCATTTCTAGTGGGAGTGTTCCAGCTACATCTGCAAGTCCACCAGTTTTTATAAACGGATCAGCCTCTGCTGCACAGTATAATATCTTCATTTAACTTCCCCTATTTATCTTCTAATATAGCATTCTTTTTTAATTCGTATGGATAATTTGGATTACCAACCACAGTTACATTTTCTTTTACTAAAACCCCTTTATCTGTAATTGTATTTACAACAACAGCATTTTTTTCAATCATTGACCTCTCAAAAATAACAGAATTCTTAATAACTGCCCCTTCTTGAATTTCTACACCTCTGAAAATAATTGAGTTTTCGACTTTTCCGTTTATTTTGACTCCGTTTGCAATCAATGAATTTTTCACGCAAGCAGATTCTCCATACAAAGCAGATGGCTCGTCTTTTGATTTTGTTAGTAGCAATCCATTTTTGAAAAATACATTTTTGTAAACATCTTCATTTAATAATTTTAAATTTGCATCATAAAATTGCGTCAAATTTCTGATAACTTCAACATATCCGTCTATCATGTACACGCCGATTTTTAATTTATCTAAATTAGAAATAATAACATCAATTAACTCATTGGAACTTGAATTCTTTGCTGCATCGTGAATCAAATTTAAGAAAACAGATTTTTTCATGTACCCAATATTTGTCATCAAATTAAATTCATCATCAATCCCTTGATTAGTTCCTATACTAATCAAGTTACCATTATCATCTAAGTTTAGTCTTGTTTCTCCGATAAATAATCCTGTTGCATTATCTACCTTTTTGCAAAATAAAAGTATATCCAAATCTTGCTCGATAAATCTATCGTGTGATACTGAAAAATCCTCTCTAAAAATAACCATAGGATCGTAGAAATACAACTCATCTTCTTTTGACCTCAAATAAAACTCTATTGTTTCGTTGTAAGCGACAATTTCCTTGCCTGAATTTTCAAAAGTCGGAGGGAAAATAACAAGTCCGTTTCTTCTTCTATTTAATTCATAACTTTCACCATTTCCCAAGTGATCTAGAGTAGATCTCATGATTTTTCCGCCATACAAAACAACATTTGAAAATTCATTATTTGCAAAGTTACTCAAAGCAATATCTATAATTCTATATCTAGCCCCATAAGGAAGCATATATTCTGGTCTAGAATCAGTTAAATATCCGAAATCCTGTCTACCTTTTCCACCATATATAATTCCAATACAATTTTGCATAATTTCCTCCTAGCACTCTTCAATTCCATCTTCACTAACTAAGAAGATTTTATCGGAGTCTTTTTCGCCGATGACTTGATTTTCTTCAATAGTCATGGATTCTGCTACTACACAGTTGTAAAGTTTTGCTCCTTTTTTTATTACAGTATCACTTAAAATTACAGAATCATGAACTTCTGCATTCTTTTCCACAGTTATCGATGAAAACAATACAGAATTATTTACATTTCCATAAATCAAACAATTTTCATTGATTAATGATTTTTTAACATCTGCAAATTCATCAACATAATGAGGAGGAAGATTTCTATTTTTTGTGTAGATTCTCCAACTAGTATCGTATAAATCAAGCTTATTATCAGGATTTAATAAATCCAAGTTTGCTTGCCAATAACTTCTTACAGTTCCCACATCTTTCCAGTAACCATCAAACTTCCAAGCAAAAACATTCAAACCGTCATCTATAATCTTAGGAATTATATTCATTCCAAAATCGTGTTTAGAATTTTTATCTTTATTATCTTCAATCAAATATTTTTTCAAAGTGTGCCAATTAAAAATATATATTCCCATCGAAGCTAAGTTGCTCTTCGGATTTTTTGGTTTTTCTTCAAATTCAACGATTTTTCCATTTTCATCGGTATTCATAATACCGA encodes:
- a CDS encoding FtsW/RodA/SpoVE family cell cycle protein, producing MQTKRKQNSRFKEFIDNLKPMRVNGRMIKPVYLILLFNIFGFFLALGSNEKGLDTKALAYFLFATILMFLANKYVTKITRGDGYILQIACMLFSIGIIVIYRLNPHEGLKQIMWFTIGILLFFGTFFILKSYKKWYKFTALYLIGCIVMFLMTLLLAEDKYGARNWISIFGIGFQPSEITKILYVFFLASYDYNTDLLDRINLDSAKKYKKYIPIIKRYFLMIVVYFFIGLFFLQKDLGTAMIFYGLFLVYQIVNQEDIRLIILNLLIAIVGAVAAYMLFSHIRIRVSTWLDPWKNIDGIGYQITQALFAIASGGFFGTGLGLGRPDVVPVVTSDFIFAAICEEMGTFTGMGVIMLFLILIYRGMKISLYQSNKFYKIVALGISVIFAIQGLVMFGGVMKLVPLTGITIPFVSYGGTSMAMSFICLAILQFCSTDQGEEDIYAK
- a CDS encoding FHA domain-containing protein, yielding MKYIIDILDAFFSIQITPNLKLYNLISMFFKYLFVIIIYYFIFNIIKMIYLDIKGTNNMNYSSNTYLKLINRKENLPFKIQEHYFIGRTATIGRDDSNQVALKDRFISKRHARIYKEKNNYYIEDLNSANGTFLNGNKLINSARLNDKDLIDIGQIEFMFVNGDKDAN
- a CDS encoding xanthine phosphoribosyltransferase, whose amino-acid sequence is MRKLEERIMKDGLVLPGNILKVDRFINHMIDPVLFEDLANEFYEKFKDKKINKILTIEVSGIAIAYACGIRFNCPVVFAKKTSSKTLGDNCYRTEVFSFTKNRSYEVMVSKEYLDEKDHVLLIDDFLANGKALEGLIDICSQANATVEGIGILIEKVFQKGGENLRRQGYTIESLARIKGFTDDSVIFED
- a CDS encoding phospho-sugar mutase; translation: MDYLKVYNEWLNDKSYDEETRNELEAIKDNDEEIKDRFYKSLEFGTAGLRGKIGAGTNRMNKYNIMKTTQALADTIKNYGDEALKRGVSISYDVRKFSKEFAEISANVLASNGIKVYLSDDIRPTPMLSYSIRKFNCISGIMITASHNPKEYNGYKAYWEEGSQILEDKADEILSNLDKIKSFTEVKIGDFEKLIAEGKIQYFGENLDKDYFEDVLSLTINDDNIDKDVKIVYTPLNGTGNRFVRHILDVRGFKNVYVVKEQENPDSNFTTVPYPNPENPEAFEYAINLGKEVGADLLLATDPDADRTAVEVLSNGEYVFLDGNKIGALLTNYILSQRYEKHDLPENPAVVKSIVTGDLSSKIAKKYGVEMIETLTGFKNVCGKANEYEKTGEKSWVFGYEESIGYSYGTFVRDKDAVSSSMMISEMLAYYKTQGKTLIDVLNDLYKEFGYHENSLSSVVLEGLDGQEKIGRIMEEFRHNPISEIGSTKLVETKDYDVNFEDYGTPRSNVLKYYYDDGSWYALRPSGTEPKIKLYIYSVADSKEKAEQKVLDIEKIAKEKMMNVK
- the pulA gene encoding type I pullulanase, encoding MYELGFNYNKEYTFFKIYAPKINRVKLLLYENYNDVRYQSVNMYKNGEYFEVKVEGDLDGMYYKYQIDEKFEIVDPFCKASSINSLKSCVIDLNSTNPDGFIHEEYEIANKNEAIIYELSIKDYSSDISSKIRVDYRGKFLGLIEESDVSGINHLKDLGITHVHLMPVFDFVGVDERNSERFSGDNYNWGYNPENYNCIEGSYSTEPENPKNRIIEFKKMIQTLHANHIGVIMDVVYNHTFRNKDHPFNLIYPQFYRRDKDGNFTNGSGVGNELNTEDEFVRQFIIDSLLYFQKEFHIDGFRFDLMALIDSETTNKIVSELRKNNENVIIYGEPWMADESPLQKNKRTIFGSQKGKDYAFFNPFFRNAIKGDNDDNSTGFVQENVDKIGLETGICGSIHYDEKRHGFCENSNETINYFNSHDNLILQDKLIKTNADVVTSTKLCFDLIMLSQGIPFFHCGNEFLRSKSMYKNTYNLSLSINAVDWKLKYDNAEIYEYVKSLIEFRKMHPEFNLKDVNEIRNKIKFYNVNDCCICFSIKNNGGFLLAFMNSGESFKFDLNDYFEDFNKCTKIFDEKIIEMEVNDNVILIDRRKSGVYSISMEK
- a CDS encoding glycogen/starch/alpha-glucan phosphorylase; the encoded protein is MIGISEDQLRRLLQIKLSYNSLVDLQDANLYEIRIALNEVIKELLSEEQTNINTGKSSRSYIVSFELMVENLFEDYLEKLNIKTHLQHILQEKYDDVVNMNNDLHLGQSYIGRFSVDLFEKISKQGKFCKAYSIFYKNSQFKQQIIDENQIETVFHEPKTSVVFKRSTQYDIELDNNKIKSQIYDIPYLNENTNFIRLFAPKANPNLNYENFIRGRIEEIYSEENKIDSIRQFVYTPEVDEFGKYIKFLQQKFLSDSIVEDVFNDEIKFFENSDKIEQHIQINIVETNVSLVIISFLQKLLDLGYDFEKALRKCNKIFGYININLHRESFELMDLRYLYQFADIKKIIELINGNALKNGYPEIIKEDFLDCFNLIAFISHEIIVGSNYHKKYLLESEYIDIDTNIQDKIAIQTYGFNDDLFNNKIDCDNLHASKLKYKKKLVNKYNLENINDKSIFNMQLSDFHEGKRQVLNVFYILYLYLKLKDNVNTIITPTTFFIGGMSSFDYFFCKKTISLCIGLSNIINSDKLIQEKIKLVFVENIMLDQLPDFAKASDVFNYIPYKNFDVSNTYPYAFMNNGAILLTSNSNVYENVNNLSENNGVFKFDKKISANTESSCMNFILENIEIIKNQKVIDEFMEIYNLIIKYNDSFNVINSFDNFAEVNEKVQIMYLDENLWNDYMLKNIEISNNFGINYLKDY
- the glgA gene encoding glycogen synthase GlgA, producing the protein MKILYCAAEADPFIKTGGLADVAGTLPLEMKKQGHDVKVVIPLYKLIDEEYKKKFEFEGSFYVDLDFKHHYVGVFKYIHRGVEFYFLDNEDYFNRDNVYGEYDDCERFVFFSKACVQLLRYIDFDCDIIHSNDWHTAMVNVYARDFAKGDPFYESIKTVFTIHNLKYQGVFSSNSLRQTDLSPMYFTEDALKFYDAINFMKGAIVFSDRVTTVSKTYADEIKYSFFGEGLDGVIRQYHYKISGITNGIDTTIWNPETDKYLFKNYSLKNIKDKDENKKALQRMYGLEEKNVPVFAMVTRLVENKGLELVRYIMDEFLTTEDVQVVILGTGDYSYEEMFKYYEWKFPDKLKANIYYNNEESHKIYAGADFLMMPSIFEPCGISQLIAMRYGTIPVVRETGGLRDTVQSFNEFSKEGNGFSFTNINAHDFLYTLRRAISFYYNDDFNIIKENAMNSKNDWEKSAKEYIELYEEIIK